The following proteins come from a genomic window of Dreissena polymorpha isolate Duluth1 chromosome 1, UMN_Dpol_1.0, whole genome shotgun sequence:
- the LOC127878569 gene encoding WW domain-containing oxidoreductase-like, giving the protein MKRDKVILITGANSGLGYEIAKWSAMMGATVILACRSESKTKEAVVKMNQEFQDEKSKRTSQLSENTTLALEFMHLDLVSFESVTNFCEAFKKSGRKLHVLFCNAGLGFIPYQKTADGMEMLLQVNYLSHFVIIAKLLEVMQQSGPDCRILLMSSVAHQWGTFDLKTINYSGPPDRFSSKNYYGRSKLYQIMQAAAMGRRISGSNVTINSIHPGVVDTPFWRDWDSGIRKCLLCCIKCWVAISSFEGAKCSIDLTVNPKHAGVNGLYWVDFKIVTPSSDARNKQKQEELWETTLELVRPYLTEEEMKRINLRN; this is encoded by the coding sequence ATGAAACGGGATAAAGTCATCCTAATCACCGGTGCGAACTCCGGACTCGGGTACGAAATCGCGAAGTGGTCGGCCATGATGGGGGCGACCGTGATACTCGCCTGCCGCTCTGAATCAAAAACAAAGGAGGCTGTAGTGAAAATGAACCAGGAATTTCAAGATGAAAAATCGAAGAGGACCTCGCAGTTGTCCGAGAACACAACTTTAGCGTTGGAGTTTATGCACCTCGACCTGGTGTCGTTCGAATCTGTGACAAACTTCTGCGAAGCATTCAAGAAAAGCGGCCGAAAACTCCATGTGCTGTTCTGCAACGCCGGTTTGGGGTTTATTCCGTACCAAAAAACAGCAGATGGCATGGAGATGTTGCTGCAGGTGAATTACCTTAGTCACTTTGTAATTATCGCCAAATTGCTGGAGGTCATGCAACAGTCCGGACCCGATTGTAGAATTCTTCTTATGTCTAGCGTCGCGCACCAATGGGGTACTTTTGATTTAAAAACCATAAACTATTCCGGACCGCCTGATAGGTTTTCAAGCAAGAATTACTACGGTAGATCCAAACTATACCAGATAATGCAAGCCGCCGCGATGGGTCGCAGGATTTCCGGTTCTAATGTTACTATAAATAGCATCCATCCGGGCGTTGTCGACACTCCATTCTGGCGCGACTGGGACTCCGGGATAAGGAAATGTTTATTGTGCTGTATTAAGTGTTGGGTGGCGATCTCGTCATTCGAAGGCGCGAAATGTTCCATCGACCTCACGGTTAACCCCAAGCACGCCGGAGTGAACGGACTCTATTGGGTGGACTTCAAAATCGTCACACCCAGCAGCGACGCACGCAACAAGCAGAAGCAAGAGGAATTATGGGAAACTACACTCGAACTAGTTCGGCCATATTTGACAGAAGAAGAGATGAAGAGAATCAATTTGCGAAATTAA